aAATCCCTACCTCCCCCAAATTGAGATTATAGACAAGCGCCACTATGCGTGGCATTAGCGGGTCTTAGAATGTTTTAGCAAGTACAATACTTTGCTCTAAGTTTTTGTGTGAATTTCACAAATCTAAGAGTGAAAAAAGCATAAGGAACCCATGGTACAGATTTCTCACCTTCAACAACTATTACATGTTGCCATGCTGcagttcttatttttttcttcttcttcttcttcttcttctttttttttttttttttttttttttttttttttgtagtcctTAAGATCAAACCGAGGGCCATTCACAGGTTAGTCACACACTTTCCCGACCTTTGCCCCTTTTaggctatttttatttgaattatccATTAGGACTGttttttgtccttttattttttgctgttttttttttaaaaacaaattctaggCATTACATTAGCTAATTtaactaaaactattttttagGATAATTAATTTACTTCATATTTAGCACACTTAACAGAACAGAGTCCATGTTCAAATTCTGCCTGGGTGTCCAAAAAGGTCTTGTTCGTTTGTCTGAAAGAAGATTACAAAAGTTCTCCTAGTGATTATTTTGGCTGCTATTATCTTTCATTTAATAGACAATtcgtttgttgttgttgttttggtggtggtagtgatagGCACTAAATCCAGGGCTTTCTGCATGTTAAATCTGAGCTGTAACaatgagctacagccccagctgcccattcccctccctctttAAAATGCCACTTATCTGCTGGAGAAGCCAGGACATTGTTCTGTCAAAATTCCTTCATTCTCATTCTGGATTTTGCTGACTGCATTGTGTACTGTTCAACATGTCTCTCTACTGTCTATAAATAACACTCGTGGgatctaaaaaaagaaatgtaattttcttttagtaAGAGTATGGATAGCACAGGTGACACTGTGGATACCTTCACTGCATTCAGGAAAAATGTAGTATTTGTCTGAGAGGAATGGCTGACTGTGTGTTCTAGATATGACCTATCATTACAAAGTGTTGGAAAGTTTCCCCCTATTACCTATTAATGAGCATTGGCTCTGGACTCATTACTTCATCAAGAACTTTAAAATGGTGATTTTAGAATTCCACCATTCCAATTTGCTAACTGGAATTCTCAGAAGGTAAAATTCCTTGCGCGAAGTACAAGGTTACCCAGAAATATAACTCATACCACAGAGCGGGATGAATGCTTCTTTTTCTGAATTTAACATATTTCCAGCTTGTGAGTTCTTGTGCATTGCTTACTTCTAACAGTGAGTCCTGAATCTTTGCTGTCAAAGTTACCACAGGCTCTGGTCATCAAGAAAGCTAGCAAAAGTACAACAGGGTGGGACAGGAATGGGTAGGACAAGATAAGGATGCAAAGGGGTAGAGAGGGTCCAGGCCAGGAAAGAGAATACCTCAGGCAGGGCTCTAGGAGGTGGAATCCAAGTCTTCTGAGCTGCCCTGGTCATCAGTGCTGTCACCAGCAGGGCTCTCCAGCTGGCAGGCCTCTTCAGCACCAGGAAGTGTGCTGTCCTGGACCTCCTGGTTCTCACTGGAGCCCAGAACCACATATTTGCCCTTCTTCAGCACCAGCTGCCGTCTCAGCTCATCTGCCATCTGTGAGAGATCCCGCTTCATGGCGTAGGCATCCTCCCCATCGGCATAGTACTTGGGTTCCACCTCACTAACCTGGAAGTTGAGGGTGTTGGAATAGAGGTGCAGGGCCGCCCTGTTGCTCTTCCTGACGTGCAGGGACACGTACTTGGCGCTGAAGTTCTCAATCATGGCCCGGGAGGCCTGGTCCATCAGCTTCTGGGCCAGGCCGAGGCGCCGGTGAGAGCGCTTCACGGCCAGGGAGGTGATGTGCCCGTGGGGGACATCATCGGGGTCCTCCTCCATCTTGGCCAGCACATAGCCCACGATCT
The Cricetulus griseus strain 17A/GY chromosome 1 unlocalized genomic scaffold, alternate assembly CriGri-PICRH-1.0 chr1_1, whole genome shotgun sequence genome window above contains:
- the Naa11 gene encoding N-alpha-acetyltransferase 11, which encodes MNIRNARPDDLMNMQHCNLLCLPENYQMKYYFYHGLSWPQLSYIAEDEDGKIVGYVLAKMEEDPDDVPHGHITSLAVKRSHRRLGLAQKLMDQASRAMIENFSAKYVSLHVRKSNRAALHLYSNTLNFQVSEVEPKYYADGEDAYAMKRDLSQMADELRRQLVLKKGKYVVLGSSENQEVQDSTLPGAEEACQLESPAGDSTDDQGSSEDLDSTS